Proteins encoded together in one Candidatus Nitrosocaldus cavascurensis window:
- a CDS encoding isocitrate/isopropylmalate dehydrogenase family protein — translation MPKAAVIRGDGVGPELVDAMLFVLKRCNTSVELIPCEAGAEWWERHNGDSYIPESTWKILRESNACFKGPTTTIPSPKAPRSVAVTLRQTFDLYANIRPIKTYERSARQLDFICVREATEGLYAGIEFKIGDDAAIAIRKITRKGCERIAKKAGEIAVEKGYSKVIAITKRNILKETDGIFIDAVTSICSSKGLQVEEYYIDNMCQQLVKNPERFNGCVLVSTNLFMDVVSETASAHLGSIGNVYSANLGDSYAMFEPAHGSAPKYKGLNKMNPTATILSGAWMLEYLGEKDIAKAIFDATRDVINEGRYVTYDLGGNATTSKMAEEIAARAVKMLGR, via the coding sequence ATGCCAAAGGCTGCAGTTATACGTGGCGATGGTGTTGGACCAGAGCTTGTAGATGCCATGCTCTTTGTGTTGAAGAGATGCAACACATCTGTAGAGTTGATACCATGTGAAGCAGGAGCAGAGTGGTGGGAGAGGCATAACGGTGATTCATACATACCAGAGAGTACATGGAAGATACTTAGAGAGAGTAATGCATGCTTCAAGGGACCAACAACAACTATACCATCACCAAAGGCACCTAGGAGTGTTGCAGTAACGTTAAGGCAGACATTCGACCTCTATGCAAACATAAGGCCAATAAAGACATATGAGCGCTCAGCAAGGCAGCTTGACTTCATATGTGTTAGGGAGGCAACTGAAGGGCTCTACGCTGGGATAGAGTTCAAGATTGGTGATGATGCTGCAATAGCGATAAGGAAGATAACACGCAAGGGATGCGAGAGGATAGCAAAGAAGGCAGGAGAGATAGCAGTAGAGAAGGGTTACAGTAAGGTAATTGCTATAACTAAGAGGAACATACTCAAGGAGACTGATGGCATATTCATAGATGCTGTAACGTCCATATGCTCAAGCAAAGGATTACAGGTTGAGGAGTACTATATCGATAACATGTGCCAGCAGTTGGTTAAGAACCCAGAGAGGTTCAATGGATGCGTACTAGTAAGCACTAACCTCTTCATGGATGTTGTATCAGAGACTGCAAGTGCACATCTAGGCTCAATAGGCAATGTGTATTCAGCAAACCTTGGAGATAGTTATGCCATGTTCGAGCCAGCACATGGCTCTGCACCAAAGTACAAAGGTTTGAACAAAATGAATCCTACAGCAACAATACTCTCTGGTGCATGGATGCTTGAGTACCTTGGAGAGAAGGATATAGCAAAGGCTATATTCGATGCAACAAGGGATGTTATAAATGAGGGTAGGTATGTGACGTATGATCTTGGGGGTAATGCAACAACTAGCAAGATGGCTGAAGAGATAGCAGCAAGAGCAGTTAAGATGCTTGGTAGATGA
- a CDS encoding TGS domain-containing protein produces MVTNLTQEAKAKWAEAIAAKDPELKLRLLKEFYSLMPKHKATEKLEMSIKRQIAALEEEVEQRRSRKRGSTRQEWTVKKEGSLQVALVGTINSSLNLFERLTGLSVSIYDALMRPRIGVFSALNIRAQMVLTPLDYMIGEDRLDKFISIARNADAIMVVVDSSKYMDDVCKWFEARSINILARSRAEIEYTPHGGIRIVGRSDYVDEGSVFNLIKSYGIKNVIVRLYSNTTLEDVEDAIFGRISKDAVFVAFADNVCDVNGIDLIRFNGDKDSLMLDLLKHIGLIRVFTKKVGSDPVDEPLLMHRGSKVIELAERIHKDFARAFKYARVWRHGSIIKVGKDFILDDLDVVELHA; encoded by the coding sequence ATGGTAACTAACCTAACGCAAGAGGCAAAGGCAAAATGGGCAGAGGCTATAGCTGCTAAAGACCCCGAACTCAAACTCAGGCTACTGAAGGAGTTCTACTCCCTTATGCCAAAGCACAAGGCAACTGAGAAGCTTGAGATGAGCATAAAGAGGCAGATAGCAGCACTTGAAGAAGAGGTTGAGCAGAGGAGGAGTAGGAAGAGAGGCAGTACAAGGCAGGAGTGGACTGTTAAGAAGGAAGGCTCCCTCCAAGTTGCACTTGTTGGTACAATTAACTCATCACTAAACCTGTTTGAGAGGCTTACTGGGTTGAGTGTTAGTATCTACGATGCTCTCATGAGGCCTAGGATAGGTGTATTCTCTGCACTCAACATAAGGGCTCAGATGGTCTTAACCCCATTGGATTACATGATAGGGGAGGATAGACTTGACAAGTTTATAAGTATAGCAAGGAATGCTGATGCAATAATGGTTGTTGTTGACTCCAGCAAGTATATGGATGATGTATGCAAATGGTTTGAGGCAAGGAGTATCAATATCCTAGCAAGATCTAGGGCTGAGATAGAGTACACTCCCCATGGAGGAATAAGGATAGTTGGTAGATCTGATTATGTTGATGAGGGTAGTGTATTCAACCTCATCAAGAGCTATGGTATAAAGAATGTGATCGTTAGGCTCTACTCGAATACAACGTTAGAGGATGTTGAAGATGCTATATTTGGAAGGATCAGCAAGGATGCTGTATTTGTAGCATTTGCAGATAACGTTTGTGATGTTAATGGAATAGATCTCATCAGGTTCAACGGTGATAAGGACTCATTGATGCTAGATCTGCTCAAGCATATTGGACTTATAAGGGTATTCACAAAGAAGGTAGGCTCTGATCCTGTAGATGAGCCATTGCTTATGCATAGAGGCTCAAAGGTTATAGAGCTTGCAGAGAGGATCCATAAGGACTTTGCGAGAGCATTCAAGTATGCAAGGGTATGGAGGCATGGAAGCATAATCAAGGTTGGCAAGGACTTCATCCTTGATGATCTTGATGTTGTTGAGTTGCATGCTTAA
- a CDS encoding HemK2/MTQ2 family protein methyltransferase, which translates to MKEEKDDDNDNDSYSSDIYNPAEDTFMLASAVDGLHGDDALEIGTGSGYIASILSKGFKRVVATDINLEALIYAKSSNYSSGDVEFVCCNSADAISGISFDLIAVNPPYLPSERIEDATVDGGRYGIEVAMSMLKSASRLLRDDGRIIMVISSLARYDLLLSSLHGIGLEGRITARKRYGFEDLLLIEMRSIKHATQQHQDHQG; encoded by the coding sequence ATGAAGGAGGAGAAGGATGATGATAATGATAATGATAGTTATAGTTCTGATATCTACAATCCAGCAGAGGATACATTCATGCTTGCAAGTGCTGTTGATGGATTACATGGCGATGATGCATTAGAGATTGGTACTGGTAGCGGTTACATAGCATCCATATTAAGCAAGGGATTCAAAAGGGTTGTGGCAACAGATATCAACCTTGAAGCACTCATCTACGCCAAGAGCAGTAATTATAGCAGTGGAGATGTGGAGTTTGTATGCTGCAACAGTGCTGATGCCATATCAGGTATATCATTTGATCTAATAGCAGTAAACCCACCTTATCTACCATCTGAGCGTATAGAGGATGCAACTGTTGATGGAGGAAGGTATGGGATAGAGGTTGCAATGAGCATGCTAAAGAGTGCTTCAAGGTTGCTCAGAGATGATGGTAGGATAATCATGGTAATATCATCTCTAGCAAGGTATGATCTCTTACTCTCCTCACTTCATGGTATTGGGTTAGAGGGCAGGATAACTGCTAGGAAGAGATATGGGTTTGAAGACCTGCTCCTGATTGAGATGAGATCTATTAAGCATGCAACTCAACAACATCAAGATCATCAAGGATGA
- a CDS encoding DUF655 domain-containing protein, with protein sequence MQQKKYEEYAYVLSVEPRGKSIRVKGREGIIVQAIGEERLTLLELLGTPGISIDVGERVYIGREGRTKILSVLGKLEYNELSPYAKDELPNVIESIVKNNERRFIEFINTAGPINPRIHKLELIPGIGKVIMMNILKEREMKPFESFDDLQKRTGLREPHKLIAKRILQEISGDERINLFIK encoded by the coding sequence ATGCAGCAGAAGAAGTACGAGGAGTACGCATATGTGTTAAGCGTTGAGCCTAGGGGCAAGTCTATCAGGGTTAAGGGTAGAGAAGGCATAATAGTGCAGGCTATAGGGGAAGAGAGGTTAACACTGCTTGAACTCCTAGGCACGCCAGGGATAAGCATAGATGTTGGTGAGAGGGTCTACATAGGCAGAGAGGGTAGAACTAAGATACTAAGCGTTCTAGGCAAGTTGGAGTACAATGAGTTGAGCCCATATGCTAAGGATGAGTTACCAAATGTTATAGAGAGTATTGTGAAGAATAATGAGCGTAGGTTCATAGAGTTCATCAACACAGCAGGACCTATAAACCCAAGGATACACAAACTTGAACTTATACCAGGTATAGGTAAGGTTATCATGATGAATATACTGAAGGAGAGAGAGATGAAGCCATTTGAGAGCTTTGATGATCTGCAGAAGAGGACTGGTCTTAGGGAACCACATAAACTCATAGCGAAGAGGATACTACAAGAGATAAGTGGGGATGAGAGGATAAACCTATTCATAAAGTAG
- a CDS encoding RNA polymerase Rpb4 → MADIVSKKVITLPEVKDILARIDPDKMDQIQRWTYNYVTKFAKVSTDKARVMKDRLMNECGLTEEEAVEIINIMPSSIEELRTFTFGWKKLILTEMLEKMLKILNEGRGIE, encoded by the coding sequence TTGGCAGATATAGTAAGTAAGAAGGTTATAACTCTACCAGAGGTTAAGGATATACTTGCAAGGATAGATCCAGATAAGATGGATCAGATACAGAGGTGGACATACAACTATGTTACAAAGTTTGCAAAGGTGAGTACAGATAAGGCTAGAGTTATGAAGGATAGGCTCATGAATGAATGTGGGCTAACTGAGGAGGAAGCAGTAGAGATAATAAACATAATGCCTTCAAGTATAGAGGAGTTGAGGACATTCACCTTTGGCTGGAAGAAGCTGATACTAACAGAGATGCTGGAGAAGATGCTTAAGATTCTTAATGAAGGGAGAGGCATAGAGTAG
- a CDS encoding 50S ribosomal protein L21, whose translation MARSRGFRRKTRQLLTKDTIRGLSYLLHEYKIGDKVVIDIDAREHKGMPHRRFQGKVGVVEAIGRRALKIRVRIGEKDKMVIARVAHVKPLGIVSSIGSGNSSSSGSGG comes from the coding sequence ATGGCTAGGTCTAGGGGGTTTAGGAGGAAGACCAGACAACTATTAACAAAGGATACAATTAGGGGTCTCTCTTATCTCTTGCATGAGTATAAGATAGGGGATAAGGTGGTTATAGATATAGATGCGAGAGAGCATAAAGGTATGCCACATAGACGCTTCCAAGGCAAGGTTGGTGTTGTAGAGGCTATAGGTAGGAGGGCCCTAAAGATAAGGGTTAGGATTGGTGAGAAGGATAAGATGGTCATAGCAAGGGTTGCACATGTTAAACCTTTAGGCATAGTCTCTAGCATTGGTAGTGGTAATAGTAGTAGTAGTGGTAGTGGTGGGTGA
- the serS gene encoding serine--tRNA ligase translates to MIDPKILREQPNIIAGMLERRRIAFPLNELLEMDKRRRMLMKDVQELNHRRNVVAQQIAAKKRLKQDTAKEVEEMKALSERIDMLDRELYTLEKDYNRLLMMLPNLVHESVPDGDGEEDNVVVREWGEPRRLENVRGHVDIGLALNLLDLERAAKISGSRFYFLLNDLVLLNHALIQYALEFMKCKGFTLVQTPYMIKRDAMEGAIMLSDFEDVIYKVEGEDLYLIGTAEHAIAAMHMDEILDGKRLPLRYAGISPCFRKEAGAHGKDTKGIFRVHQFEKVEQFIFCKPEQSWDEHELLLKNAEEFFQMLEIPYRVVLLCSAELGKVSAKTYDIEAWMPAQGMYREVVSCSNCLDFQARRLKIRYRDKPNEETRYVHTLNSTLVATERTLVAMIENNQSEDGKSIIVPKVLRPYMNGIDSIPSPYAH, encoded by the coding sequence ATGATTGATCCAAAGATACTGAGGGAGCAGCCTAACATAATAGCAGGTATGCTTGAGAGGAGGAGGATCGCATTCCCCTTGAATGAACTGCTAGAGATGGATAAGAGGAGGCGTATGCTTATGAAGGATGTTCAAGAACTAAACCATAGAAGGAATGTTGTTGCGCAGCAGATAGCAGCAAAGAAGAGGCTCAAGCAGGATACAGCAAAGGAGGTTGAGGAGATGAAGGCTTTGAGTGAGAGGATAGATATGCTTGATAGAGAACTTTACACTTTAGAGAAGGATTACAATAGGTTGCTCATGATGCTACCCAACCTTGTGCATGAGTCTGTGCCAGATGGCGATGGTGAGGAGGATAACGTTGTGGTAAGGGAGTGGGGTGAACCAAGGAGGTTAGAGAATGTAAGAGGGCATGTAGATATAGGATTAGCCCTTAACCTGTTAGACCTAGAGAGGGCAGCGAAGATCTCAGGCTCAAGGTTCTACTTCCTGCTTAATGATCTAGTGCTACTTAACCATGCGCTTATACAATACGCTCTAGAGTTCATGAAGTGCAAGGGCTTTACTCTTGTGCAGACACCATACATGATAAAGCGTGATGCAATGGAGGGAGCGATAATGCTTAGTGACTTTGAGGATGTGATATACAAGGTTGAGGGAGAGGATCTATACCTTATAGGCACTGCTGAACATGCAATAGCAGCAATGCATATGGATGAGATACTCGATGGTAAAAGGTTGCCACTACGCTACGCTGGAATCTCACCCTGCTTCAGGAAGGAGGCTGGTGCCCATGGCAAGGATACAAAGGGTATATTCAGGGTACACCAGTTTGAGAAGGTTGAGCAGTTCATCTTCTGCAAGCCAGAGCAGTCATGGGATGAGCATGAACTATTGCTCAAGAATGCTGAGGAGTTCTTCCAGATGCTTGAGATACCATATAGAGTAGTGCTATTATGCTCAGCAGAACTAGGCAAGGTATCAGCAAAGACATATGATATAGAGGCTTGGATGCCAGCACAAGGCATGTATAGGGAGGTTGTATCATGCTCAAACTGCCTAGACTTCCAAGCAAGGAGGCTTAAGATAAGGTACAGAGATAAGCCAAACGAGGAGACAAGATACGTACATACACTAAACTCTACCCTAGTTGCTACTGAGCGTACCCTAGTTGCCATGATTGAGAATAACCAGAGCGAGGATGGGAAGAGCATAATTGTACCAAAGGTTCTAAGACCTTACATGAACGGTATTGATAGCATTCCATCACCATATGCTCATTAA
- a CDS encoding KEOPS complex subunit Pcc1, giving the protein MCTSIKAVWEGMQGVKVRVTIRVEVDEHGKAATSMLESLLPDNIGIPEGLSIDFHTDGTSLLLIFEVSLEEGDKRISSFIYTIDEVLEHISTMARVMDIGVDEIQ; this is encoded by the coding sequence GTGTGCACAAGCATAAAGGCAGTGTGGGAGGGGATGCAGGGGGTTAAGGTTAGAGTAACTATAAGGGTAGAGGTGGATGAGCATGGCAAGGCTGCCACTTCTATGCTTGAGTCACTTCTACCAGATAACATTGGTATACCAGAGGGTCTATCCATAGACTTCCATACTGATGGAACTTCACTATTGCTTATCTTTGAGGTTTCATTGGAGGAAGGGGATAAGAGGATCTCATCGTTCATATACACTATAGATGAGGTGTTGGAGCATATCAGCACAATGGCTAGAGTAATGGATATTGGTGTTGATGAGATACAATGA
- a CDS encoding DHHA1 domain-containing protein, with the protein MSNTNDLSMDSFLQKLSSRILDAIASRKRIMVITHSDADGLVSGSIIAKAIIRKGGRCLVRVVSDLNPNVLKKVAGEEHDLYIITDMGAGLAGVIDEYIGKGKGKDWMVIDHHQLPEEEMNDDRIFNAWKFGIDGGVEACAGTMAYKVAYALDESNKDLSALAVVAMVADRQDQGERKSLIGLNADVADTARELGLLSIDLDLMLVGRETRAVHEALAYTSYPYIDGLTWNVDSCYSLLNSIGLRLKEDGRWRTLAEMSSEEKSKIVEAIAMFASSSTSSSPPSSSPSSSSSTNSRNASMIVDELIGYVYTLQREDKRSMLRDAREFSLMLNACARIRRSGVGIAICMGDRNSMLMEGEIIVNEYRKTLRGYISTIMSERWRVVDDGMLAMVNGDNLIAQDMLGAVSSLLSGSQAFQGRVIVVRTRTDDGMYKFSCRKGLNCSIDVNLGLLMRECSSRCNGVGGGHVAAAGARISADMLDEFLRCVKEGVHKHKGSVGGDAGG; encoded by the coding sequence ATGAGTAATACCAATGATCTGAGCATGGATTCATTCCTACAGAAACTATCTAGCAGGATACTGGATGCTATAGCATCAAGGAAGAGGATCATGGTTATAACACACTCTGATGCTGATGGTCTTGTCTCTGGTAGCATAATAGCCAAGGCTATAATAAGGAAGGGTGGGCGATGCCTCGTTAGGGTTGTGAGCGATCTCAACCCTAATGTGTTGAAGAAGGTTGCTGGGGAGGAGCATGACCTATACATAATAACAGATATGGGTGCTGGCCTTGCAGGTGTTATAGATGAGTATATAGGCAAAGGCAAGGGTAAGGATTGGATGGTTATAGACCATCACCAACTCCCAGAGGAGGAGATGAACGATGATAGAATCTTTAATGCATGGAAGTTCGGCATAGATGGAGGGGTAGAGGCATGTGCTGGTACAATGGCATACAAGGTTGCCTATGCTCTAGATGAATCCAACAAGGACCTATCAGCACTTGCAGTAGTTGCCATGGTTGCTGATAGACAGGATCAGGGTGAGAGGAAGTCTCTCATTGGGCTTAATGCAGATGTTGCAGATACTGCAAGGGAGCTTGGATTGCTAAGCATAGATCTTGATCTCATGCTTGTTGGTAGGGAGACTAGGGCAGTTCATGAAGCACTTGCATACACTTCATATCCATACATAGATGGGCTAACATGGAACGTTGATTCATGCTACTCTCTACTCAACTCCATAGGGCTAAGGCTGAAGGAGGATGGTAGATGGCGTACACTAGCAGAGATGAGTAGTGAGGAGAAGAGCAAGATAGTTGAGGCTATAGCAATGTTTGCTTCCTCATCTACCTCTTCTTCACCTCCCTCTTCCTCTCCATCATCATCTTCCTCTACCAACTCAAGGAATGCAAGTATGATTGTGGATGAGTTGATAGGCTATGTGTACACCTTGCAAAGAGAGGATAAGAGGAGCATGCTTAGGGATGCAAGGGAGTTCAGCCTCATGCTCAATGCATGTGCAAGGATAAGGAGGTCTGGGGTTGGAATAGCAATATGCATGGGTGATAGGAACTCAATGCTTATGGAGGGTGAGATTATAGTCAATGAGTATAGAAAGACCCTAAGAGGTTACATAAGCACGATAATGAGTGAGAGATGGAGGGTTGTTGATGATGGTATGCTAGCCATGGTTAATGGTGATAACCTCATAGCACAGGATATGCTTGGGGCAGTCTCATCACTGCTTAGTGGGTCTCAAGCATTCCAAGGCAGGGTTATAGTTGTAAGGACTAGGACAGATGATGGTATGTACAAGTTCTCCTGCAGGAAGGGTCTGAACTGTAGCATAGATGTTAACCTTGGTCTATTGATGCGTGAATGCTCGAGCAGATGCAATGGGGTTGGTGGAGGGCATGTTGCTGCTGCTGGTGCAAGGATAAGTGCAGATATGCTTGATGAGTTCTTAAGGTGTGTTAAGGAAGGTGTGCACAAGCATAAAGGCAGTGTGGGAGGGGATGCAGGGGGTTAA
- a CDS encoding 30S ribosomal protein S15, with protein sequence MARIHAHRKGKSHSIRPMQVNAPWISNMSKEEITNLIVSMAKDGLKPSEIGLRLRDEYGIPLVKKIIGKSITEVLEDHGIKTLPEDLSNMLEKAIRLQKHLNVHRSDSNNIRSLELIEAKIHRLAKYYKREGKIPQDWKYKTVIASLE encoded by the coding sequence ATGGCTAGGATACATGCACATAGGAAGGGCAAGTCACACTCAATAAGACCCATGCAGGTTAATGCTCCATGGATAAGCAACATGAGCAAGGAAGAGATAACCAACCTTATAGTAAGCATGGCTAAGGATGGGCTTAAACCAAGCGAGATAGGTCTTAGATTGAGGGATGAGTATGGTATCCCTCTTGTAAAGAAGATTATAGGTAAATCAATAACAGAGGTGCTAGAGGATCATGGTATCAAGACTCTGCCAGAGGATCTTAGCAATATGCTTGAGAAGGCCATAAGGCTTCAGAAGCATCTTAACGTGCATAGAAGTGATAGCAACAATATACGCTCTCTAGAACTCATAGAGGCTAAGATACACAGACTTGCAAAGTACTACAAGAGAGAGGGAAAGATACCCCAAGACTGGAAGTACAAGACTGTAATAGCAAGCCTTGAATGA
- a CDS encoding methane monooxygenase/ammonia monooxygenase subunit B — protein sequence MKVMHVAVLTAVAVVLVLGSFAPIMKDAFAHGVQAQLQSRFIKIEDETFSTFRVITKQEYANRTGLTLEQIDAMGCDPRRQDILIVTGRLVSQVNKDLRAWISLFNESTNAGNRWEFILREPPGNVFDIPPGGEVPYKLCVSALEPGTYHTHTQLNVASVGPGLGPGATVVVEGEPTMKPMSVGNVIYQTILIAIGLAISFATRPWQVI from the coding sequence ATGAAGGTAATGCATGTAGCAGTGCTGACTGCAGTGGCAGTAGTACTGGTTCTTGGCTCGTTTGCACCCATCATGAAGGATGCATTTGCGCATGGTGTTCAAGCACAGTTACAGAGCAGGTTTATAAAGATAGAGGATGAGACGTTCTCAACATTCAGAGTCATCACAAAGCAGGAGTATGCAAATAGGACAGGGTTGACACTAGAGCAGATTGATGCTATGGGCTGTGACCCAAGAAGGCAAGATATACTGATAGTTACTGGAAGGCTTGTAAGCCAAGTTAACAAGGATCTAAGAGCATGGATATCTCTCTTCAACGAGTCAACAAATGCAGGCAATAGGTGGGAGTTCATATTAAGGGAGCCACCAGGCAATGTATTCGATATACCTCCAGGTGGAGAGGTTCCATACAAGCTATGTGTGTCAGCACTCGAGCCTGGAACATACCATACGCATACACAGTTAAATGTAGCTAGTGTTGGTCCAGGTCTTGGTCCAGGTGCAACAGTAGTAGTAGAGGGAGAGCCAACAATGAAGCCAATGTCCGTAGGCAATGTGATATACCAGACCATACTGATTGCAATAGGTTTAGCAATATCATTCGCAACAAGACCATGGCAGGTTATATAA
- a CDS encoding methane monooxygenase/ammonia monooxygenase subunit C — protein MAQMPALLPKEVEMQRLKKILIMVIVMGSVAASVEVDNFVDGSLHQTSIRDSAFTPAHWWLYSHFVALPLGWGAIMIYDRRVPLMRGPNNSVNTGIKMTIIGYLGTMFTIGINEMWHFWFVEEVFAVPNHWSFNMGVVVAFMGALAYVVRLYVRMVELGMETPPSNPYVAEMYKLALEGKLYSRSIP, from the coding sequence ATGGCTCAGATGCCAGCACTACTACCAAAAGAGGTTGAGATGCAGAGGCTGAAGAAGATACTGATAATGGTCATAGTGATGGGTTCAGTTGCAGCAAGTGTTGAGGTCGATAACTTCGTTGATGGATCATTGCATCAGACCAGTATAAGGGATAGTGCATTCACACCAGCACACTGGTGGCTCTACTCCCACTTCGTAGCCTTACCACTAGGCTGGGGCGCAATAATGATATACGATAGAAGGGTGCCACTGATGAGAGGTCCAAACAACAGCGTTAACACTGGTATAAAGATGACTATCATAGGCTACCTAGGTACAATGTTCACCATAGGCATAAATGAGATGTGGCACTTCTGGTTCGTCGAGGAGGTATTCGCAGTTCCAAACCACTGGTCATTCAACATGGGTGTCGTTGTAGCATTCATGGGTGCCCTAGCATATGTGGTTAGGCTGTACGTTAGGATGGTAGAGCTTGGAATGGAGACACCACCAAGCAACCCATACGTTGCAGAGATGTACAAGCTTGCACTAGAAGGCAAGTTGTACAGCAGAAGCATACCATAA
- a CDS encoding ammonia monooxygenase produces MVWIRRTIHYLFIVVVAVNSTLLTINAGDYIFYSDWMWTSFVIFNLSQSTMLVVGAIYYLLFTGVPGTATYYATIMTIYTWVAKWAWIGGLGYPYDFMIVPVWIPSAMLLDLAYWATRRNKHAAILIGGSLLGMSMPLFNMINLLTVHDPLEMAFKYPRPTLPAYLTPIEPQVGKFYNSPVALAAGISAVISVPMAALGAKLNTWTYRWAAAWSKWD; encoded by the coding sequence ATGGTCTGGATTAGACGAACAATACACTACCTGTTCATAGTCGTAGTTGCAGTGAACTCAACGCTGTTGACCATCAATGCTGGAGACTACATCTTCTACTCTGATTGGATGTGGACATCATTTGTGATCTTCAATCTTAGCCAGTCAACTATGCTTGTTGTTGGTGCCATCTACTACCTGCTATTCACAGGAGTGCCTGGTACAGCAACTTATTATGCTACAATAATGACCATCTACACCTGGGTTGCAAAGTGGGCTTGGATTGGAGGACTAGGCTATCCATACGACTTCATGATAGTCCCAGTGTGGATACCAAGCGCAATGCTACTAGATCTAGCATACTGGGCAACCAGGAGGAACAAGCATGCAGCAATACTCATAGGAGGCTCTCTATTAGGAATGTCAATGCCACTCTTCAACATGATTAACCTGCTTACTGTACATGACCCCTTAGAGATGGCATTCAAGTACCCAAGACCAACACTCCCAGCATACCTAACACCAATAGAGCCTCAGGTAGGTAAGTTCTATAACAGCCCAGTGGCACTAGCAGCAGGTATTAGCGCTGTTATAAGCGTACCAATGGCAGCCCTAGGAGCAAAGCTGAATACATGGACTTATAGATGGGCTGCTGCGTGGAGCAAGTGGGATTAA
- a CDS encoding TIM barrel protein yields MRIYIGTQGLPATARGHGIEAGLRRLHELGLNALEVDFAHGIYLSMEESRDLGRLADELGIRLSIHAPYYINLCSEDEEVIRRSKHRILECVERGEVMHADTIAIHSAFYGKRSKEEAYAMVRAGYESIVDEMRSMGIKHVRLGAETMARRNQFGTLDEVLRLYKDLNGWVRPYVDFAHIFARNDGRIDYADVIDRLLNAGLEYINAHFTGLARKGYRYVDVHRPIGEPQFEPLALEIVRRRLDITIICESPLLELDCLRMRNILEFMSMELSLD; encoded by the coding sequence ATGAGGATATATATAGGGACTCAAGGCTTGCCAGCCACTGCTAGAGGTCATGGTATAGAGGCTGGCCTGAGGAGGCTTCACGAGCTTGGGCTCAATGCTCTTGAGGTTGACTTTGCCCATGGCATATATCTTAGCATGGAGGAGAGTAGAGATCTTGGAAGGTTAGCAGATGAACTGGGTATAAGGTTATCCATACATGCACCTTACTACATAAACCTATGTTCAGAGGATGAGGAGGTGATAAGGAGATCCAAGCATAGGATACTAGAGTGTGTAGAGAGAGGTGAGGTTATGCATGCTGATACAATAGCAATACATTCAGCCTTTTATGGGAAGAGGAGCAAGGAAGAGGCATATGCTATGGTTAGAGCAGGTTATGAGTCTATAGTGGATGAGATGAGGAGTATGGGTATAAAGCATGTTAGACTTGGTGCAGAGACAATGGCAAGGAGGAACCAGTTTGGTACTCTTGATGAGGTGCTTAGACTCTACAAGGATCTTAATGGCTGGGTAAGGCCTTATGTTGACTTTGCACATATATTTGCTAGGAACGATGGTAGGATAGACTATGCAGATGTTATAGATAGACTGCTCAATGCTGGGTTAGAGTATATAAATGCGCACTTTACAGGGCTTGCAAGGAAAGGCTATAGATATGTTGATGTTCATAGACCAATAGGGGAACCACAGTTCGAACCTTTAGCGTTAGAGATAGTTAGGAGGAGGCTCGATATAACCATAATATGTGAATCCCCCCTGCTTGAGCTTGATTGCTTAAGGATGAGGAATATACTGGAGTTCATGAGCATGGAGTTAAGCCTTGATTAA